The Euphorbia lathyris chromosome 2, ddEupLath1.1, whole genome shotgun sequence genome includes a window with the following:
- the LOC136219734 gene encoding uncharacterized protein isoform X1 codes for MLADILSYFDIAVSQLHPYGWLDMALDCYLASNLGVVYNGRIFRAFHKPSRRKSESYLTFAKFGVYSPFYDKMSNVHSWDESFFYVKIKEDEPLGFPSVWNSRPLHMAGDMRILTHSDEEVADLMKQIKTDAWTYADALAFMMSDIPLIRRVEDQFIYSKITQFDQETRRMFQEEEARKKNQAANPQPDTGKRPMEMAIDPPLKKRRPNTIGSTKIMADAIKSAKPTEKVVQMAKPDIGGYWSAKFGVQGTFENESLLNDLDEALGQVGEVQKDYDQIPESIHVHKGKSELLSLYARLRTLENGVLQNVVNRATIEKLEKEIANANSTIATANANLASATAALVLRDGEIQNLKAKIASDAKSHEDALGEAEYTAGEQAFFYGEMLMAYFSLAHPEIDFTDPEFAVPEPEDVARFKKMPNAKEYLRNYVRKWMKGTLPDAKPSTTVVMDDLQEMPSKADSEQKGDKEVSLEGGSLTVEKKDPQASVGGEGSTKEDAPIII; via the exons atgttggcggatatcctctcgtATTTTGACATCGCCGTCAGCCAGCTACACCCGTACGGCTGGCTTGACATGGCATTAGATTGTTACCTTGCGTCAAATTTAGGCGTAGTGTATAATGGCCGAATCTTTAGAGCCTTTCACAAACCCTCCAGGAGGAAGTCAGAGTCTTATCTTACATTCGCCAAATTTGGTGTTTATTCGCCCTTttacgacaaaatgtccaacgttcatagctgggatgagagtttcttctacgtgaagataaaggaggatGAACCGTTAGGTTTTCCTTCTGTCTGGAACTCTCgtccgctacatatggcgggtgacatgcgaatcttaacacacagtgatgaagaggtggcggatctcatgaagcagattaagACGGATGCATGGACgtatgcggatgccttagccttcatgatgagtgacattcctctgatccgccgagtggaggatcaattcatttattcaaaaattactcagtttgatcaag agacgcgcaggaTGTTTCAAGAAGAGGAAGCCCGCAAGAAGAATCAGGCGGCTAACCCTCAACCTGATACGGGCAAACGCCCTATGGAGATGGctatcgatccgccgctgaagaagaggcggcccaatACTATTGGGAGTACCAAGATAATGGCGGACGCGATTAAATCCGCCAAACCTACTGAGAAAGTGGTTCAG atggcgaagcctgatatcGGTGGATATTGGTCCGCCAAGTTTGGGGTTCAAGGaacttttgagaatgaatctcTCTTGAATGACCTGGACGAAGCTTTAGGACAGGTGGGAGAAGTACAAAAGGATTACGACCAAATCCCCGAATCGATCCACGTCCATAAGGGAAAGTCTGAGCTTCTTTCG CTGTATGCCCGCTTGCGCACTTTGGAGAATGGAGTTCTTCAGAATGTGGTGAATAGGGCGACTattgaaaagttagagaaagagatagcGAATGCCAATTCCACTATTGCCACCGCCAACGCGAACCTAGCTTCCGCTACAGCTGCTTTAGTTCTCCGAGACGGGGAGATACAAAATCTGAAGGCAAAAATAGCTTCTGATGCTAAAAGCCATGAAGATGCTCTTGGGGAAGCGGAATACACGGCGGGCGAACAGGCATTCTTTTAtggagagatgcttatggcgtacttctctttAGCCCATCCTGAaattgatttcacagatcctgaGTTCGCTGTCCCCGAACCGGAAGATGTGGCAAGATTCAAGAAGATGCCCAATGCCAAGGAGTACCTTCGCAACTATGTGcgaaaatggatgaagggaaccTTGCCGGATGCCAAACCTTCTACCACAGTTGTGATGGATGACCTCCAGGAGATGCCGTCCAAAGCTGATTCTGAACAAAAAGGGGATAAGGAAGTATCTCTTGAAGGCGGATCCCTGACTGTGGAGAAGAAAGACCCTCAAGCGAGCGTTGGGGGCGAAGGAAGCACAAAAGAAGATGCTCCTATTATCATTTAG
- the LOC136219734 gene encoding uncharacterized protein isoform X2, with the protein MFQEEEARKKNQAANPQPDTGKRPMEMAIDPPLKKRRPNTIGSTKIMADAIKSAKPTEKVVQMAKPDIGGYWSAKFGVQGTFENESLLNDLDEALGQVGEVQKDYDQIPESIHVHKGKSELLSLYARLRTLENGVLQNVVNRATIEKLEKEIANANSTIATANANLASATAALVLRDGEIQNLKAKIASDAKSHEDALGEAEYTAGEQAFFYGEMLMAYFSLAHPEIDFTDPEFAVPEPEDVARFKKMPNAKEYLRNYVRKWMKGTLPDAKPSTTVVMDDLQEMPSKADSEQKGDKEVSLEGGSLTVEKKDPQASVGGEGSTKEDAPIII; encoded by the exons aTGTTTCAAGAAGAGGAAGCCCGCAAGAAGAATCAGGCGGCTAACCCTCAACCTGATACGGGCAAACGCCCTATGGAGATGGctatcgatccgccgctgaagaagaggcggcccaatACTATTGGGAGTACCAAGATAATGGCGGACGCGATTAAATCCGCCAAACCTACTGAGAAAGTGGTTCAG atggcgaagcctgatatcGGTGGATATTGGTCCGCCAAGTTTGGGGTTCAAGGaacttttgagaatgaatctcTCTTGAATGACCTGGACGAAGCTTTAGGACAGGTGGGAGAAGTACAAAAGGATTACGACCAAATCCCCGAATCGATCCACGTCCATAAGGGAAAGTCTGAGCTTCTTTCG CTGTATGCCCGCTTGCGCACTTTGGAGAATGGAGTTCTTCAGAATGTGGTGAATAGGGCGACTattgaaaagttagagaaagagatagcGAATGCCAATTCCACTATTGCCACCGCCAACGCGAACCTAGCTTCCGCTACAGCTGCTTTAGTTCTCCGAGACGGGGAGATACAAAATCTGAAGGCAAAAATAGCTTCTGATGCTAAAAGCCATGAAGATGCTCTTGGGGAAGCGGAATACACGGCGGGCGAACAGGCATTCTTTTAtggagagatgcttatggcgtacttctctttAGCCCATCCTGAaattgatttcacagatcctgaGTTCGCTGTCCCCGAACCGGAAGATGTGGCAAGATTCAAGAAGATGCCCAATGCCAAGGAGTACCTTCGCAACTATGTGcgaaaatggatgaagggaaccTTGCCGGATGCCAAACCTTCTACCACAGTTGTGATGGATGACCTCCAGGAGATGCCGTCCAAAGCTGATTCTGAACAAAAAGGGGATAAGGAAGTATCTCTTGAAGGCGGATCCCTGACTGTGGAGAAGAAAGACCCTCAAGCGAGCGTTGGGGGCGAAGGAAGCACAAAAGAAGATGCTCCTATTATCATTTAG